The following nucleotide sequence is from Desulfomicrobium macestii.
GAAGCCCGTGGCCAGGACTCCGGCCTGTTTGTAGGCGCGAACTCCCTCCACGGAGAGGCGGGAGTCTCCACCGCCGGCCAGGGCCACGTCCGCAAGTCCCGTCGCCACGGCGCGAAAGGCCTGCCCCAGCGCCTGGGTCGAAGCCGCGCAGGCGGTCAGGATGGTCAGGTTTTCTCCGTGCATGCCCAGCATTTCGGCCATGACCGAGGACACGGTATTGGGCAGATAATCCAGAAGCCACAAGGCCTTGTCGTCCCGTGGGCGGGCCTGCAGATTTGGGCCGAGGCCCAGAAAAAGTCCGGCCTGACCCAGTTCGTTGGGGCCGAGCCCGGCGTCGTCCACGGCCCTGACGGCGGCGGCCAGGCAGAGCTGCTGGCCCCGGGTCAGATAGCGGGCGTTCTTGCAGCGGCTGACATGGGCCTTGAGATCAAAATCGGGGACCGGGCAGACCGCGACCTCCGGATCTGCCACGGAGCGAAGAAAAGGGCCGTGCGGCCGTTGCAGGGCGGAGAAGACCTCTGCCCTGTTCGAGCCGAGCGGCAGCACGAAGCCGCTGCCGGTGATCACCACCCGGCGCGCGCCGTTCATCTCAGTTTCCTGCCGTGGCGGCCGGGAAGGCCTGGGCATAGGCCACCAGATCGCGCACCTGCAGCACCGGTCCGGCGGCCAGGTCGTCCAGGATTTCCTGTAGGCGGGTTTCGGGCAGATAGGGGTATGCCGACTCGAGGGCCGACAGGGCACCTAAGTTGTCGCGCTTGGCCCGGTTCAGGATGATGCGCACGTTCTTGAGAAAAAGCAGGTCGTCGTCCACGGCGATGCCCAGCCTGTGCTGCATGGCCACTCCGATCTCAAGCAGGTCGATGGATTCGGCCTTGAGAGTGCGGATGACATAGGTCTCGGGGGTGATCTCCGCCGGGTCCAGGTCCAGGATTTCGGCCAGAATGGAACAGATGGTCGGGAAGTGATTCATGCGTATTTTTGCGCCGTCAGTCCGGCGTCCATGGTAATGGTTGTGCAGGTCAGGGCCAGGGCCTGATCGGAGAGCAGGAACAGCAGCGTGCCCGCCGCCTGGTCCACGGTCACGATTTTTCGTGACAGGTCTTGCCGCCTGTTTTCCCTGTCCAGGAAACGCTCCCCGCGCCCCGCATCGACAAGGCCAAGACGAAGGCTCAGGCTCGTAATGCCGCGCGGGCCCAGTTCCAGGGCCAGGCTTTGGTACAGTCCCTCGGCCGATCTCTTGGCCGCGCAGTAAAATCCCTGACCGGGAGCGGGCATGGCGGCGGCGGTGGAAGAAAGATGCACGAGGCGACCGAAACGGCGCGCCAGCATGGACCGGGTAACCGCCTTGAGCAGGAGCAGTCGGTTGGCGATGTTGGCCTGGAAATAGGCGTCCATGTCGGTTTCGCCTGACGCCGCCAGGAGCACTTCGTGGTCGGCATGGGCAAGATCGACCAGATAATCCACCCCGGTTTGAAGCAGGGGGGCAAGGGTGGCCTGGCTGGCCTTGTCGCCGAGGTCCAGCCACGGACTCTTGCCCGTCAGTTCCGGAAATTTGCGGTATATGGCGGCTTTTCCGTCTTCCGAGGCATGCGTCGGGATGACGGCCAGGCCTTCCTCCAGCAGCAGGCCGGTCAGGGCCAGGCCGATGGAGCAGCCGCCTCCGAGGACAAGGACTGTCTTGCCGTGAAAGTCGAGCTTCATGCGGTGATCCTGCCTTGGGCGAAAATCGTGTCCTCGCGGCTCAGGGTGCACAGATACGTTCCCCCTTCGTCCTCTATGCCCAACGCGTACTCCCCGGGGGAGGCGAAGCGGGAAAAGGAGAAACGGCGGATGTGAAGCGGTCCCTTGTGCCCAAGAAAGCTTGAAATGGCCTGCAGGCAAAGGCCCGTGACGAGCGAACCGGGCACCACGGGATTGCCGGGAAAATGTCCGTTGAAACAGCTGTCGGCCGGATCAAAGGAAACCGACATCTGCAGCGGATCGCGCGAGACGAGACTCAAATCCATGCGCCCTGCTCCAGCATTTTGAGATCCGCGTCCAGATCGCGCCCCTTTGTGGTCAGGTAGTTGCCGATCATCATGCCGTTGGCTCCGGCCAGGGGCAGCCAGGACTGATAGTCGCCCAAGACCCGCTCCCGGCCACCGGCGATGGTGATGCTTGCTTTTGGGAGCATGAAGCGAAACAGGGCCACGGATTTGAGGGCGTCGTGCACGGACAGGAGCGGACTGTCCTGAAGGGGTGTGCCCGCGATGGGCGACAGGAAATTGAGCGGCACCGTATCCACGTCCAGTTCGGCCAGGGTGGCGGCCAGTTCGACGCGCTGCGCCCATGACTCGCCAAGGCCGAGGATGCCGCCCGAGCAGATGCGCAGTCCGTGCTCTTTGGCCAGGCGGATGGTGGCGATGTCCTCGTCGTAGGAGTGGGTCGTGCAGATGGACGGGAAGTGGGAGCGGGCCGTTTCCAGATTGTGATGGTAGCGGGTCAGTCCGGCCCTCGTCAGACGGCGCGCGTAGTCCGGGTTCAGGAGCCCGAGGGAGGCGCTGAGCTGAAGCGAGGTCCGGGATTTGAGAGCGTCGATGCAGGCGGCGATGCGGTCGATTTCGTCGATGGAGAGCATCAGCCCGCTGGTCACCAGCGAATAGCAGGCGGCTCCGGCCTGGTGCATGGCCAGCCCGCGGTCGATGAGCTCCTCCAGCGGGAGCAGCGCATGGGTCGGGCTGTCCGTATCGTAATGTCCGCTTTGAGCGCAGAATCTGCAATCCTGGGAACAGGTCCCGGATTTGGCGTTGGTGATGGAGCAGGTGAAAGGGCGATGCCCCATGGCCCGGGTGATGGCGTTCGCCGCGAACAGAAGTTCGGTGGTGTGCCCGCTTTCAAGATCGGCCAGCAGATTCCCCTGCTCTTCGCTCAAGGGTTTGCCGTCGAGGATCTGGCTGGAAAGACGTGTAATCAGTGGATGCAGCATGGTTTTCCTGTGAAAGGGGCATTAGTCGCGGGGTCTGGGCGTTGTCAAATTCCAGTGTGTTTTTTCAGCGTCAATCCGAAGAGCCTTTTGACCTCGCAACCCGATTAGGCTACCGATCACCCGTTATGAATGCAAAGAAAAATTCCGATCCCACGCCCATGGACCATGCCTCCGTGCAGTGGTTGGCTACCTCCCTGGACAGCCAGCATCCGGCCGATACCGCCGATGAGCTGGAAAACCTGTCTCTGGCGGAACAGCTTGAATACATTCAGGAAATGGACGTGGAGGACGCTTCGGAGTCCATCACCGAAATGGAGCGTCATGATCGCAATGCGCTCATGACCCAGCTTTCGCCGGATTTTGCCGCCGCCATTCTGGAAGCCATGTCGCCGGACGACGCGGCCGACATTCTCGAAGATCTCGACGTCTCCATCCGCGCCCGCATCTTCAAGAAACTGGAGCGCGAGGACGCCGAGGAAATCTCGGACCTGCTGCAGTTCGACCCGGATTCGGCCGGCGGCGTCATGAACACCGAAATCCTGGCCCTGGACCACTCCATGAATGCGCAGCAGGCCATCAACCTGATACGCGACCGGGTCGAGGAAACCGAAATTCCCTACTATGCCTACATAGTCGACGAGTTCCGGCATCTCAGGGGCGTCCTGTCCCTGCGGGATCTTCTTTTGAGTCCCGGCCGGACGCTGCTTAAAGAGCTGCTGCACGAGCAGAACCTTATTTACGTATCCTTCGACGTGGACAAGGAAGAGGTCGCACGTCTCATCAGCCGCTACAATTTTCTGGCCCTTCCGGTCGTGGACCACGAGCAGCGCCTTCTGGGCATGGTCACCGTCGATGACGTCATCGACATCATCCAGGAGGAGGCCAGCGAGGACATGCAGTCCATGGTCGGCGCGGGTCGGGACGAAACCGTGGTTTCGCCGTGGACCTACTCCCTGCGCATGCGCCTGCCCTGGCTCATTCTCAATGTGCTCAATTCCGCCGTGTCCGCCTATGTGGTGCATCTATTCGAAGGGACCATCGCGCAGATGGCCATTCTGGCCGCGCTCATGCCCATCGTCGCCAACCAGGCCGGAAATACGGGGCAGCAGGCCCTGGCGGTCATGATCCGGCAGTTGGCCATGGAGCGGTTCAACCGCAAGAAGAGCTGGGTGGCGGTGTTGCGTGAAGCCAAGATCGGAACGGCCAACGGGCTCATTGTCGGCGCGCTGGTTTTTTTCGGCCTCTTCATCTGGACGCACAACCTCGGCCTGGCCGTGGTCATGGCCGTGGCCCTGGGGCTCGACATGCTCCTCGGCGCCGTGGCCGGAGCGTCCATACCCCTCATACTCAAGGAACTTGGACGCGATCCGGCCCAGGCTTCAAGCATCTTCCTGACGACCTTGACGGACAGCATCGGCTTTTTCACCTTTCTGGGGCTGGCCGCCGTTTTTCTTTTCTAGAAGGGAGCGGGGCTATCAGACTTTTGAAAAGATCAAATTTGCAGGCCGCTTGAAAATTGGCGAGATGCAAGGAAGCGAAAAAGCCAGGATGCGCAGTGCATTATGCATACATAAGCGGTCTGGCTTTTTTCGCTGACACGGCAGCTCTGCGTTTTGGGGCGGCCTGCTAGTCTTCCGGCTCCACGGCATCCATCAGATCGATGGTCAGCCGCAGGAAGTCGGCTTCGGTGATGATTCCGCAGAGCTTGTCGTCGCAAACCACGGGCAGGCATCCGTACTTCTCTTCCAGCAACAATCTGGCGGCTTCCTTCAAGGAAAGTTCCGCGGTGACGGTGACCACGTCGGTCTGCATGATTTCGCGGATGGGAATTCCGGACTCGATTTCATCCTGGGTCTGACGATCAATGCCGGCCAGTTCGGAGATGGTCGCGGCCAGAATGTCGCGATGCGTAAGCAGGCCCGTGAACTTGCCCTGGCTGTCGACGATGGGGATGTGGCGGATGCGGGCCAGATCCATCAGATCCTTGGCCGCGCTCAGACTTTCGTTGTGATTGAGGGTGAAAACATCCTTGGTCATGATATTTTTTACCTGGAACATGGCATTCTCCTTTTTTAAGCATTCTTTCCGATTCCAGCATCGCGGGCAAGAAAAAGGTTGGCGCGGGCGACGAAGGGCGGTTCACAATGATGTCCGTGTTGACTTGGATGGTGAAATCTGGTTTGCAACCATCTTTCTGGTAATGATTTCCAATGAATCGAGCAGACCGGGAGAGCTTCACGTTGAAGGGATTTCTTCGCAATCGGGAAAGAATGGTGCGGGAGCAGATCGAGGCCAGGGGGATCACCGACGAACGCGTGCTGTCGGTGATGCGTCAGGTTCCGCGTCATGTCTTTGTCGATGAAGCCTTGCAGATGCAGGCCTACGGTGATCATCCCGTGCCCATCGGTCTTGGGCAGACACTTTCCCAGCCATACATCGTCGCCCTGATGACATCGCTTCTGGTCGTCCGTCCGCGCATGCGCATCCTTGAAATAGGCACCGGCTCCGGATATCAGGCCGCCATTCTTGCGGCCATGGGAGCGGAGGTCTTCACGGTGGAGCGGATCAAACAGCTCTACATAACCGCCCGCAGCCGGCTTTTGCAGATGAAATACTTCAATGTACGGGTCAAGCTCGACGACGGGACCATGGGCTGGCCCGACCAGGGACCCTTTGATCGCATCATCGTCACGGCCGGAGGCCCCGAGGTGCCCGCGCCCTTGCTGGAGCAGCTGACGGACCCGGGCATCATGCTCATCCCCGTGGGCGCGACCCGAAGGGACCAGCGGCTGCTCAGGATTTTCAAGAAGGAAGGGCGCATCCATCAGGAAGATCACGGCTCCGTCGCTTTCGTTGACCTGGTTGGATCGCACGGCTGGTGACCCCTGGTGTCGCGGAGCACGGAGCCGCTCCTGGTGCATCGATGCGTGCCATCAATAAACGCCGCGTAACCTTTACATGAATATCTGGCCCACGCAGCCGCTCAGAACGGCTGCGGATGGCCCATATCCCCGGAGGAAAAATGTCCGAAACCAATTCATCCTGTTCCAGTTGCTCCGGCAAGAACACCCTGGGAACGATCCAGGACAGCCCGGAAACCAAGCTCGAACGTCAGGACAAGGTCATCGCCAGCACCCTGTCCAAGATCAAATACAAGCTTTTCGTCATGAGCGGCAAGGGCGGAGTGGGCAAGAGCTCCGTATCCACCAATCTGGCCGCCGCCCTGGCCATCAAGGGCTACAAGGTCGGCCTGCTGGACGTCGACATCCACGGACCCAGCGTTCCGCACCTGCTCGGGCTGACCGGCCTTCTGGACATCGATCCGCAAAAGGGCATCCAGCCCAAGCGATACAGTGAAAACCTGGCGGTGGTGTCCATGGAGTCCCTGCTCAAGGATCCGGATCAGGCCGTGCTCTGGAAGGGCCCCATGAAGACCTCGGCCATCCGCCAGTTCGT
It contains:
- a CDS encoding beta-ketoacyl-[acyl-carrier-protein] synthase family protein, which codes for MNGARRVVITGSGFVLPLGSNRAEVFSALQRPHGPFLRSVADPEVAVCPVPDFDLKAHVSRCKNARYLTRGQQLCLAAAVRAVDDAGLGPNELGQAGLFLGLGPNLQARPRDDKALWLLDYLPNTVSSVMAEMLGMHGENLTILTACAASTQALGQAFRAVATGLADVALAGGGDSRLSVEGVRAYKQAGVLATGFDRPELACRPFDRDRCGFAIGEGGAVFALECLEHAEARGARILAEIVSASSSLDGGSLTGPDPAGQAAGTAVLRCLETLGADDLFVLAHGTGTVLNDSVEGEILARTAPRAMGITAFKSRIGHLAAACGCAELALGLVCAAQGHFPAIAGLENPCRDDLPLLREPLQRNPRGLLLQSFGFGGQNACLGVRPWI
- a CDS encoding acyl carrier protein, with the protein product MNHFPTICSILAEILDLDPAEITPETYVIRTLKAESIDLLEIGVAMQHRLGIAVDDDLLFLKNVRIILNRAKRDNLGALSALESAYPYLPETRLQEILDDLAAGPVLQVRDLVAYAQAFPAATAGN
- a CDS encoding SDR family NAD(P)-dependent oxidoreductase translates to MKLDFHGKTVLVLGGGCSIGLALTGLLLEEGLAVIPTHASEDGKAAIYRKFPELTGKSPWLDLGDKASQATLAPLLQTGVDYLVDLAHADHEVLLAASGETDMDAYFQANIANRLLLLKAVTRSMLARRFGRLVHLSSTAAAMPAPGQGFYCAAKRSAEGLYQSLALELGPRGITSLSLRLGLVDAGRGERFLDRENRRQDLSRKIVTVDQAAGTLLFLLSDQALALTCTTITMDAGLTAQKYA
- a CDS encoding hotdog family protein, with translation MDLSLVSRDPLQMSVSFDPADSCFNGHFPGNPVVPGSLVTGLCLQAISSFLGHKGPLHIRRFSFSRFASPGEYALGIEDEGGTYLCTLSREDTIFAQGRITA
- the bioB gene encoding biotin synthase BioB, which codes for MLHPLITRLSSQILDGKPLSEEQGNLLADLESGHTTELLFAANAITRAMGHRPFTCSITNAKSGTCSQDCRFCAQSGHYDTDSPTHALLPLEELIDRGLAMHQAGAACYSLVTSGLMLSIDEIDRIAACIDALKSRTSLQLSASLGLLNPDYARRLTRAGLTRYHHNLETARSHFPSICTTHSYDEDIATIRLAKEHGLRICSGGILGLGESWAQRVELAATLAELDVDTVPLNFLSPIAGTPLQDSPLLSVHDALKSVALFRFMLPKASITIAGGRERVLGDYQSWLPLAGANGMMIGNYLTTKGRDLDADLKMLEQGAWI
- the mgtE gene encoding magnesium transporter — encoded protein: MNAKKNSDPTPMDHASVQWLATSLDSQHPADTADELENLSLAEQLEYIQEMDVEDASESITEMERHDRNALMTQLSPDFAAAILEAMSPDDAADILEDLDVSIRARIFKKLEREDAEEISDLLQFDPDSAGGVMNTEILALDHSMNAQQAINLIRDRVEETEIPYYAYIVDEFRHLRGVLSLRDLLLSPGRTLLKELLHEQNLIYVSFDVDKEEVARLISRYNFLALPVVDHEQRLLGMVTVDDVIDIIQEEASEDMQSMVGAGRDETVVSPWTYSLRMRLPWLILNVLNSAVSAYVVHLFEGTIAQMAILAALMPIVANQAGNTGQQALAVMIRQLAMERFNRKKSWVAVLREAKIGTANGLIVGALVFFGLFIWTHNLGLAVVMAVALGLDMLLGAVAGASIPLILKELGRDPAQASSIFLTTLTDSIGFFTFLGLAAVFLF
- a CDS encoding CBS domain-containing protein, with the protein product MFQVKNIMTKDVFTLNHNESLSAAKDLMDLARIRHIPIVDSQGKFTGLLTHRDILAATISELAGIDRQTQDEIESGIPIREIMQTDVVTVTAELSLKEAARLLLEEKYGCLPVVCDDKLCGIITEADFLRLTIDLMDAVEPED
- a CDS encoding protein-L-isoaspartate(D-aspartate) O-methyltransferase; amino-acid sequence: MNRADRESFTLKGFLRNRERMVREQIEARGITDERVLSVMRQVPRHVFVDEALQMQAYGDHPVPIGLGQTLSQPYIVALMTSLLVVRPRMRILEIGTGSGYQAAILAAMGAEVFTVERIKQLYITARSRLLQMKYFNVRVKLDDGTMGWPDQGPFDRIIVTAGGPEVPAPLLEQLTDPGIMLIPVGATRRDQRLLRIFKKEGRIHQEDHGSVAFVDLVGSHGW